The DNA sequence ATTGGTCACCGCCAGCAGTACACCGCGCTGAAGATCACCGGCATCCCGACGGCCGCGAAGTAAGGGACTGAGGAGACATGGCACACAAGAAGGGCGCATCGTCCACCCGGAACGGTCGCGACTCCAATGCTCAGCGGCTCGGCGTGAAGCGCTTCGGCGGTCAGGTCGTCAGCGCCGGTGAGATCCTGGTCCGCCAGCGTGGCACCCACTTCCACCCGGGTGCCGGTGTCGGTCGCGGTGGCGACGACACGCTGTTCGCGCTGAACGCCGGTGCGGTGCAGTTCGGCACCCACCGTGGCCGCAAGGTCGTCAACATCGTTCCGGTCGCCTGATCTTCCGATCACGGTTTCCGTAGAGCGATACAGCGAGGGCGGACCTCCCTTC is a window from the Streptomyces mobaraensis genome containing:
- the rpmA gene encoding 50S ribosomal protein L27 translates to MAHKKGASSTRNGRDSNAQRLGVKRFGGQVVSAGEILVRQRGTHFHPGAGVGRGGDDTLFALNAGAVQFGTHRGRKVVNIVPVA